CCACTGGTCCTCGTACACGGGACGTCCGCCGACCACACGCGTTGGGAAATCGTCCGGTCTCCCCTCGAAGAACACGCCACAGTCTACGCAATCGACCGCCGAGGGCGCGGTGAAAGCGGCGATAGCCCCGACTACGCGCTGGAACGAGAGTTCGAGGACGTCGCCGCAGTCGTCGACTCGATTGGTGAACCGGTGATTCTCCTCGGCCACTCGTACGGGGCGCTCTGCTCGCTGGAGGCGGCCCTCCGCACCGACAACCTCAGTAAACTCATCCTGTACGAACCCCCATTTCCCGTCGGCGATAGCTTCCCCGACACTGCAGACGTCGTCTCCGAGATGAAGGCGTTGTACGAAGACGACGCAGCTGAAGATGCGCTCGTGTTGTTCTTCACCGAGGTTGCGAGAGTTCCACCGATGGAACTCGACGCACTCCGTGCGGCACCGAACTGGCCCAACCGTGTGGCCGCGGTCAACACCGTCATTCGAGAAGTCCTCGCACCCACTCAGTACGAGTTCGATGCGAGTCGGTTCGAAGACCTGACCGTCCCGACGTTGCTGTTGTCCGGGAGCGAGAGCGCA
The genomic region above belongs to Haloferax marinisediminis and contains:
- a CDS encoding alpha/beta fold hydrolase; this encodes METISSVDGTQIAYERTGSGPPLVLVHGTSADHTRWEIVRSPLEEHATVYAIDRRGRGESGDSPDYALEREFEDVAAVVDSIGEPVILLGHSYGALCSLEAALRTDNLSKLILYEPPFPVGDSFPDTADVVSEMKALYEDDAAEDALVLFFTEVARVPPMELDALRAAPNWPNRVAAVNTVIREVLAPTQYEFDASRFEDLTVPTLLLSGSESAPFLKDAVETLRVVFPNNRVVVFDGHAHAVMNTAPDRFVDEVLVFIQEPS